The proteins below are encoded in one region of Oncorhynchus masou masou isolate Uvic2021 chromosome 15, UVic_Omas_1.1, whole genome shotgun sequence:
- the LOC135556086 gene encoding LOW QUALITY PROTEIN: proline-rich protein 12-like (The sequence of the model RefSeq protein was modified relative to this genomic sequence to represent the inferred CDS: deleted 2 bases in 1 codon) produces the protein MERNYPGTGFGDLGAGTGWSYERSAKASLVYGSSRSSHPDSELLHRQAYGTPHPLQGYTTNHHPGSSGQGGAWGAGRSLGLSGLFDTGLHHASPSGPDPSVMNLISALESQGRQPPPSASSLLSQFRTPSWQTAMHTQPELFIGSGSFPSSSLSAYQHPASFSGRSFPGSSLSLQDSPTFSPTSNGLLSPHDPLLHIKTPSQSSLGFDRLLSSQGAAYRGSQDPTGPRKPPPSGRHLPPPQFNLLSSQLQDQSSQLYNASVFSSAPAPPPTQERAIPRQDSVIKHYQRSSPAQSQLSSSAPHPLQHYLSCGASGYQQISHHRHGGVSCSPLGEQSPSADPKPSPRSDQVYHPIIQTPYTSSAASSSGSGGSLGKGAKNSSSSSGYSSSGSSSSRTPHTPPSASSTSSSSSNSNANPSSSSSSAPSRQQPPTQSAPPPPPVSSAPAQQPPPKPCLSAYGSPVAPVKPTAGLPGQTPPQQQSYSPSQPPPSHSHQPYGGFSSPQAQDLTSGPGSSGKGYGGLGPGGRSFSAEVVYGTDSGYSSLPTSLGGAGSPSLGYGGPRHSPALLGSGGGGGSAGSGAGSGAGRGGSGVGGAGSGGSRSYHLPDSSPSPSSIIRPGLHSPAPARPAQSPGGNKYLSSVLSPAFLSSPQGYPDTRGPQPQSYHPTPPKPKPDTDMLGVERSQDEEDDEDFLIQHLLHAQSPASHPSQHHPQQQPPQSITQARDGGKGLAYDLNKASEERYHLQSVIRTNSATNSMVPGTAGNVSGGGLESQLEMSLKKQQQQAKNEQGLSGAGASGGRGGADSLSHPNPHVSYPQQHDSLGSVVQYGRGDPYSQHPHSQHPHHPSQVPSHPQHTQHSQHAHPHSHIHPHMELKKPPDPSELPYLRKTPELQQQARQPQSSLSLMDSPPNQPQQPPSAHMLQSVLSHTTRNKMDTQQAASQQQQHSMSQQAMMGAGGEAEPGGQVGVDPQPQAQSQLQLQLQSQAMEAHYGQSQASQNSVSPLDMLERTLSRANSRDSGGAADRSGVGGGDGGSSDGHRQQQQQHRLPSHHHSQQTASKLHNFLSEPDLGITTPSHLHHLNPHHPHVHHQQQTHPHHPLPHIHAHHHSHHLETNAGPQQQPLSHQRDQEPQLCQSQLDQLKEHQFDTVSPVGKAGQNQGQQQQHRFVPLTSICFPDSLLQDEDRSFFPGMEDMFCSDDYSKSSCAGGPGAGQGVQEGMSEAPGQGPDSMEDVKTSDGRGVYDVMGHHGDHGYGYCHGLTETENSTIHLDLDSLKTHELPSTVNTEQLGLIQSQTGLGGPEGVPGDSSANKMIRGTGVGGGSGLAGLTSPIFCSSRPKKLLKTSSFHLLKQRRDPQPQAKKNYAQEYEFEGDEDKADVPADIRLNSRRLPDLLPDLVSSCRKAGGGGASGMGSLSPLMGDLDFCHPSGYPSLGPPPHLLPHDGPKKRGRKPTKPKREGPPRPRGRPRIRPLPEPPYCRGLMGNVGGETRRGRGRGRGRGRKEEGMIEMHQDMNKVPDLQYQQQQQQFHQQQHFQQQQHQHHHLQPQQNLQPQHQQQQHLQHLHQQQQAQHPQHHKTFKPIKIKLPIPSVSPSDSLLRTDSLSSTDPVLSDGSVGSAPSLGLSPGPTAGMDMTMTRSQEKMKQKAQAQEMTWERDMDEQLTPEAWAAMQKLSNTTEDKPPELKSNFMASFLDFLKTGKKQPESGPGGPQDLGGPVEGAETTDSSSLKGRILSPSPPPPPPPPPPPFGDSSEGEDGLSPCKRLDDELKRNLETLPSFSSDEEEDSVSKNQDLQKSISSAISALYDTPHSLAAAVALPPPSPSPSQSPSLPPTPPPVVQMQDDIADLEDQDNEVETNMQLHNTQANTHPNTPSPEHEGLNGMDRVDERQEEMEKEEEEKEMEKKRVKEELSLESRGVEEEVEEREEEEREPEFEMPDAPKVEDSPSGPPLPPFLPSLSSPSPLTSSSPSPLPPPPLSPPSPLPFQHEDDEEEQQPSPQQTHHPHHNPSTSPPPSSSPLALPSPPSPSPAMPPSTTPPPSSSPPLSDATELAQPSSSPSSSPPSPPTPEDAPASKITSLHLAKKQDNAAIAGESEEEDSESGGEGIFRERDEFVVRTEDIGTLKMALQTGREPPPIWRVQKALLQKFSPEIKDGQRQFCATSNYLGYFGDAKMRYQRLYVKFLENFNKKDYVRVCSRKPWHRPRLMLRRQSLPSLPKPPPPAIGQTPPRLERDERERKEKEKEQKEREQKEREQKEREQKERRQKGKEKEQKEKAQKEKEQKEKEREQKEKARDQKEKDREKERKQKEKAKEREQKEKEREQKEKEREQKEKEREQKQKEREQNEKAREQKDKEKEKEREQKEKARVQKEREQNDKAREQKEKEREQKERERREKEKEREREREKDKQREKEEREEKEKRHSPPEEKVERRSSEVDRKRVGEEKRGGGDKKTERSSRARLVKVEPPPKKRKKWLKEVPSDSDSSLDGPSEDQAPVRGGMNSRAMREMFRSYIEMLVSTALDPDMIQALEDTDDELYLPPMRKIDSLLNEQKRRLLRRVNMSGQHQETLHMFPKMTADPLDSGAVKVHLGGECYSRKTLNRVKKSTTPKQQDLKLSTETCRVYSLYHSLHHYKYHTFLDCKKETDSIEQAAEDPGQEEVVQQCMANQGWLETLFNSFIDLLTLSTKA, from the exons CCTGGTGTATGGGAGTTCTAGGTCCTCCCATCCGGACTCAGAGCTGCTCCATCGCCAGGCTTATGGCACACCCCACCCTCTGCAGGGCTACACAACCAATCACCAtcctggcagctctggacagggcGGGGCATGGGGGGCTGGGCGGAGTCTAG GCTTATCTGGGCTGTTTGATACTGGGCTACACCATGCCAGTCCCTCTGGTCCAGACCCATCTGTCATGAACTTGATTTCAGCACTAGAGTCCCAGGGTCGGCAGCCACCCCCCtcagcctcctccctcctctcccagttcCGAACACCCTCCTGGCAGACTG CGATGCACACTCAGCCAGAGCTCTTCATCGGGTCTggctccttcccctcctcctccctctcggcCTACCAGCACCCAGCCTCCTTTTCCGGGCGGTCCTTCCCTGgctcctcgctctccctccagGACTCCCCCACCTTCAGCCCCACGTCCAACGGCCTCCTGTCCCCCCACGACCCCCTGCTGCACATCAAGACACCCTCCCAGTCCAGCCTTGGCTTCGACCGCCTACTCTCCTCGCAGGGCGCCGCCTACCGAGggtcacaggaccccacaggcCCCCGCAAACCTCCTCCT TCAGGCCGCCATCTACCCCCTCCCCAGTTTAACCTGCTGTCCTCCCAGCTCCAGGACCAGTCTTCCCAGTTGTACAACGCCTCTGTGTTCTCATCGGCACCAGCCCCCCCGCCAACCCAGGAAAGGGCCATCCCACGGCAGGACAGCGTGATCAAGCACTACCAGCGCTCCTCTCCGGCTCAGTCGCAgctctcctcctcagccccccATCCCCTGCAGCACTACCTCAGCTGTGGGGCATCGGGGTACCAGCAGATTTCCCACCACCGGCATGGAGGGGTGTCCTGCAGTCCGCTGGGGGAGCAGAGCCCTTCAGCAGACCCCAAACCCTCCCCCCGTTCAGACCAAGTGTACCACCCCATCATCCAGACCCCGTACACCTCCTCAGCCGCCTCCTCGTCAGGGTCAGGTGGAAGTCTAGGGAAAGGGGCTAAGAACTCCAGCTCCAGTAGTGGCTACTCCTCCTCGGGCTCCTCGTCGTCCCGAACTCCCCACACCCCACCCTcagcctcctccacctcctcgtcctcctcaaaCTCCAATGCTAACCCTTCCTCCAGCTCTTCGTCTGCCCCCTCCAGACAGCAGCCCCCAACTCAGTCGGCGCCCCCTCCCCCCCCAGTCTCATCCGCCCCAGCCCAGCAGCCTCCTCCTAAACCCTGCCTGTCAGCATATGGCTCCCCTGTGGCCCCCGTCAAGCCCACCGCAGGCCTCCCTGGACAGACACCTCCCCAGCAGCAGTCATACTCACCCAGCCAGCCCCCTCCCTCACACTCCCACCAGCCCTATGGGGGCTTCAGCTCCCCCCAGGCCCAGGACCTGACCTCTGGCCCTGGGAGTTCTGGGAAAGGGTATGGAGGACTAGGGCCAGGAGGCCGCTCCTTCTCTGCCGAGGTGGTCTACGGGACGGACTCAGGATACAGCTCGCTGCCTACCTCCCTTGGGGGAGCAGGCAGTCCCTCGTTGGGATACGGTGGCCCAAGGCACTCCCCTGCCCTCCTGGggtctggagggggtggagggtcaGCCGGCAGCGGGGCAGGGTCCGGGGctggtagaggtggatcaggagTTGGGGGTGCAGGATCAGGTGGTAGCAGATCATACCACCTCCCTGACTCCAGCCCTTCTCCCTCCAGCATCATTCGACCTGGGCTGCACTCTCCTGCTCCCGCCCGTCCTGCTCAGTCCCCCGGGGGAAACAAAtacctctcctccgtcctctccccTGCCTTCCTGTCCTCTCCGCAGGGCTACCCCGACACCCGAGGCCCCCAGCCTCAGTCCTACCACCCCACGCCCCCCAAGCCCAAGCCAGACACTGACATGCTGGGAGTAGAGCGCTCCCAAGACGAGGAAGATGACGAGGACTTCCTGATCCAGCACTTGCTGCATGCCCAGAGCCCTGCATCCCACCCGTCCCAGCACCACCCCCAGCAGCAGCCGCCCCAGTCCATCACTCAGGCCAGGGATGGGGGCAAAGGTCTGGCCTACGACCTGAACAAGGCCTCAGAGGAGCGCTACCACCTCCAGAGCGTCATCCGCACCAACAGCGCCACCAACAGCATGGTTCCCGGTACTGCAGGTAACGTCAGCGGAGGTGGCCTGGAGAGCCAGCTGGAGATGTCTCTGaagaaacagcagcagcaggccAAGAACGAACAAGGGCTGTCTGGAGCAGGGGCCAGCGGAGGAAGAGGGGGGGCAGACTCCCtctcacatcccaaccctcacgTCTCCTATCCGCAGCAACACGACTCCCTCGGCTCAGTTGTGCAATACGGCAGGGGCGACCCTTACTCCCAACACCCTCACTCCCAGCACCCCCACCATCCCTCGCAGGTCCCCTCACATCCCCAACACACCCAGCACTCTCAACATGCCCACCCCCACTCCCACATCCACCCTCACATGGAGCTCAAAAAGCCTCCCGACCCGTCAGAGCTGCCATACCTGCGGAAGACACCCGAACTGCAGCAGCAGGCTCGACAGCCCCAATCCTCCCTTTCCCTCATGGACTCCCCCCCAAACCAGCCCCAGCAGCCTCCCTCTGCCCACATGCTCCAGTCTGTTCTGTCCCACACTACCCGCAACAAGATGGACACCCAGCAAGCTGCttctcagcagcagcagcactccATGAGTCAGCAGGCCATGATGGGGGCAGGTGGAGAGGCAGAGCCTGGGGGACAAGTGGGCGTGGATCCCCAGCCCCAGGCTCAATCCCAGCTGCAGCTCCAACTCCAGTCACAGGCTATGGAGGCCCACTATGGCCAGAGCCAAGCCAGCCAGAACTCGGTTTCTCCTCTGGACATGCTGGAGCGCACCCTGTCTCGGGCCAacagtagagacagtggaggggccGCGGATAGAagtggggtggggggaggagatgggggcagTAGTGAcggacacagacaacaacagcagcagcacaggCTTCCGTCTCATCACCACTCCCAACAAACAGCCTCCAAGCTTCACAACTTCCTCTCCGAGCCAGACCTGGGCATAACCACACCCTCCCACCTGCACCACCTCAACCCACACCACCCCCACGTCCATCACCAACAGCAGACCCACCCGCACCACCCCCTCCCGCACATCCATGCCCACCACCACTCCCACCACCTGGAGACCAACGCAGGGCCCCAGCAGCAGCCTCTGTCCCATCAGAGGGACCAGGAGCCCCAGCTCTGCCAATCCCAGTTGGACCAGCTCAAAGAGCACCAGTTTGACACTGTGAGCCCCGTGGGGAAAGCGGGCCAGAACCAaggtcagcagcagcagcacaggttTGTGCCTCTGACCTCCATCTGTTTCCCAGACTCCCTCTTACAGGATGAGGATCGCTCCTTCTTTCCCGGCATGGAGGATATGTTCTGCTCTGACGACTACTCCAAGTCGAGCTGCGCCGGGGGTCCCGGGGCAGGCCAAGGGGTCCAGGAAGGTATGTCTGAGGCACCTGGACAGGGACCAGACAGCATGGAGGACGTCAAGACCAGTGATGGAAGAGGTGTGTATGATGTGATGGGTCACCATGGCGACCATGGTTACGGGTACTGCCACGGCCTCACGGAAACAGAAAACAGCACCATACATCTGGACCTGGACTCCCTGAAAACCCATGAGCTCCCCTCCACTGTGAACACAGAGCAGCTCGGCCTCATCCAGTCCCAGACTGGCTTGGGGGGTCCAGAGGGAGTTCCTGGGGACAGCTCCGCCAACAAGATGATTAGGGGTACGGGTGTGGGTGGAGGTTCTGGTCTGGCCGGGCTGACGTCGCCTATCTTCTGCTCCTCCCGACCCAAGAAGCTGCTGAAGACCAGCTCCTTCCACCTGCTGAAGCAGCGCCGCGACCCGCAGCCGCAGGCCAAGAAGAACTACGCCCAGGAGTACGAGTTTGAGGGCGACGAGGACAAGGCTGATGTTCCCGCTGACATCCGCCTGAACAGCCGGCggctccctgacctcctccccgACCTGGTGTCCAGCTGCAGGaaggctggaggaggaggggcCTCGGGGATGGGCTCCCTCAGCCCTCTGATGGGTGACCTGGACTTCTGCCACCCGTCCGGCTACCCCTCCCTTGGCCCCCCTCCACATCTCCTACCCCACGACGGGCCCAAGAAGAGGGGCAGGAAACCAACCAAACCCAAACGTGAAGGGCCACCTCGGCCCAGAGGGCGCCCTCGCATCCGCCCGCTCCCGGAGCCGCCCTACTGTAGGGGGCTGATGGGAAATGTAGGCGGGGAGACCCGCAGGGGTCGAGGGCGGGGTAGGGGGCGTGGcaggaaggaggaagggatgatAGAGATGCACCAAGACATGAACAAAGTTCCCGACCTCCAAtatcagcaacaacaacagcagttCCACCAACAACAGCACTTTCAACAACAGCAgcaccaacaccatcacctccaACCGCAGCAAAATCTACAACCTCAACACCAACAGCAGCAGCACCTACAACAccttcatcaacaacaacaagcacAGCATCCACAGCACCATAAAACTTTCAAGCCTATCAAG ATCAAGCTgcctattccctctgtgtctccctctgacTCCTTGCTAAGGACAGACTCCCTGTCCAGCACCGACCCGGTTCTCTCTGACGGGTCAGTGGGCTCGGCTCCCTCCCTGGGCCTGAGTCCTGGACCCACTGCTGGGATGGACATGACCATGACCAGGAGCCAGGAGAAGATGAAGCAGAAAGCTCAAGCCCAGGAG ATGACGTGGGAGAGGGACATGGATGAGCAGCTGACCCCAGAGGCTTGGGCTGCCATGCAGAAGCTCTCCAACACG ACAGAGGACAAGCCCCCGGAGCTGAAGTCTAATTTCATGGCCTCCTTCCTGGACTTCCTCAAGACGGGGAAGAAGCAGCCTGAATCTGGACCTGGTGGACCACAAGACCTCGGAGGGCCAGTGGAAGGAGCTGAAACCACAGACTCTTCCTCCCTGAAGGGTAGGATCCTGTCCCCGTCTCCCCCTCCAccgccccctcctccaccccctccgttTGGGGACAGTAGCGAGGGCGAGGATGGGCTGAGTCCCTGTAAGCGTCTGGACGACGAGCTGAAGAGGAACCTGGAGACACTGCCGTCCTTCTCCTCCGACGAGGAGGAGGACTCTGTCAGTAAGAACCAGGACCTGCAGAAGAGCATCTCCTCGGCCATATCTGCCCTTTACGACACGCCCCATTCGCTGGCTGCAGCCGTGGCTCTGCCCCCACCCAGCCCATCTCCGTCTCAGAGCCCATCGCTGCCACCAACGCCGCCGCCCGTGGTCCAAATGCAGGATGACATAGCCGATCTGGAGGATCAGGACAATGAAGTAGAGACAAACATGCAACTTCACAACACACAGGCCAACACACATCCAAATACACCATCCCCAGAACATGAAGGACTGAATGGGATGGACAGAGTGGATGAACGACaagaggagatggagaaagaggaggaagagaaggagatggagaagaaGAGGGTAAAGGAAGAACTGAGTTTAGAGTCTAGGGGTGTGGAGGAagaagtagaggagagagaagaggaggagagagagcctgAGTTTGAAATGCCGGATGCTCCTAAAGTGGAAG ATTCTCCATCCGGGCCTCCCCTACCCCCCTTTCTCCCATCGCTCTCCTCCCCGTCCCCTCTCacttcttcctccccctcccccctacctcccccaccactctccccaccctcccctctgccCTTCCAGCATGAGGATGATGAAGAGGAGCAGCAGCCGTCCCCCCAACAaacccaccacccccaccacaacccctccacctctcctccccccagctcCTCGCCCCTGGCCCtgccctctccaccctccccttcccctGCAATGCCCCCCTCcactaccccccctccctcctcctcccctcccctttcagATGCTACAGAGCTGGCCCAGCCTTCCTCCTCGCCCTCCTCTTCCCCACCCTCACCCCCCACCCCTGAGGATGCTCCAGCCTCCAAGATCACCTCTCTGCACCTGGCCAAAAAGCAGGACAATGCGGCCATTGctggagagagcgaggaggaggaCAGCGAGAGTGGCGGCGAGGGCATCTTCCGGGAGAGGGACGAGTTTGTGGTGCGGACTGAGGACATTGGCACGCTCAAG ATGGCCCTGCAGACCGGCCGTGAGCCACCACCCATCTGGAGAGTGCAGAAAGCCCTGCTGCAGAAGTTCAGCCCCGAGATCAAAGACGGACAGAGGCAGTTCTGTGCCACCAGTAAT tatctggGCTACTTTGGTGATGCCAAGATGCGGTACCAACGCCTCTATGTCAAGTTCCTGGAGAATTTCAATAAAAAGGATTATGTCCGTGTGTGCTCACGTAAACCCTGGCACAGACCTAGACTGATGTTGAG GCGTCAATCACTCCCATCGCTCCCCAAGCCACCTCCCCCTGCCATCGGTCAAACTCCACCCCGATTGGAGCGAGATGAGAGGGAgcggaaggagaaagagaaagagcagaaagagagggagcagaaagagagggagcaaaAAGAGAGGGAGCAAAAAGAGAGGAGGCAaaagggaaaagagaaggagcAGAAAGAGAAAGCGCAAAAGGAAAAGgagcagaaagagaaagagagggaacaaaaggagaaagcgagagatcaaaaggagaaagatagagagaaagagaggaaacaaAAGGAaaaagcaaaagagagagagcaaaaagagaaagagagggagcaaaaagagaaagagagggagcaaaaagagaaagagagggagcaaaaacagaaagagagggagcaaaATGAGAAAGCGAGAGAGCAAAAGgacaaagagaaggagaaagagagggagcaaaAGGAGAAAGCAAGagtgcagaaagagagggagcaaaACGACAAAgcaagagagcagaaagagaaggagagggagcagaaggagcgagagaggagggaaaaagaaaaggagcgagagagggagagggaaaaagatAAACAgcgagagaaggaggagagagaagaaaaagagaagAGGCATTCACCACctgaggagaaggtggagagaagaaGCAGTGAAGTGGATcgaaagagagtgggggaggagaagagaggaggaggagataagaAGACAGAGCGCTCATCGAGGGCCAGGCTAGTGAAGGTGGAGCCTCCACCCAAGAAGAGGAAGAAGTGGCTGAAGGAAGTCCCCTCTGACTCAGACTCCTCCCTCGATGGGCCCAGCGAAGACCAAG CCCCAGTGAGAGGGGGGATGAACAGTCGAGCCATGAGGGAGATGTTCAGGAGTTACATAGAGATGCTGGTCAGTACAGCACTTGACCCCGACATGATTCAAGCCCTGGAGGACACAGACG ACGAGTTGTACCTCCCGCCCATGAGGAAGATTGACAGCCTACTCAATGAACAAAAGAGGAGACTGTTAAGGAGAGTCAACATGAGTGGCCAACACCAG GAGACTCTGCATATGTTCCCCAAAATGACAGCGGATCCCCTGGACTCTGGAGCGGTCAAAGTGCACCTCGGCGGCGAGTGCTACAGCCGTAAAACCCTCAACCGCGTCAAGAAGAGCACCACGCCCAAACAGCAG GACCTCAAGCTGTCCACAGAGACGTGTCGTGTCTATAGCCTTTATCATTCTCTCCATCACTACAAGTATCACACCTTTCTGGACTGCAAGAAGGAG